The following proteins are encoded in a genomic region of Gemmatimonadota bacterium:
- a CDS encoding protein kinase codes for MTAPASDPLLQRLRDATTGAYEITRELGRGGFAAVFLARDVELDRDVAIKVLTAQADRDDATTSGEIERFRREARTVAKLNHPNIVPVYAVKAADGLQYFVMKFIKGRSLERVLETAGPLPIALVQTILQQAGSALAFAHRNGVVHRDVKPANIMLDEEGWAVVADFGIAKVARAEKLTGTGLIIGTAAYMSPEQWAGQEVSGQSDQYSLGVVAYELLTGRSPFSAETIPAMLWSHLNEVPPPITELRPDCPEAIARIVARMLEKEPPARFGSLDDVVSALAALPVGEAAAAVRTQLMTLAAVSSAGLEVTEAASGERVLSAGRSVTPSGKVARLTVSPAATSMVAGSTLRLSATPVNDTGKQLARRATAWRSGDERIATVDADGVVTARSAGRTTLVATCEGVEVEVPVTVTGVATGAASGASAGVVAGTGTTSGGRGRIITIAGTVAAIAIFGLWQQGVLGPREPSVATPLDTGALSGDTGTTLGNGSQLGGSTDAIRVDTSRQQGPSGPVYLAPPGPGDGTQAKAQADPRGTKTATATDAGANGPRPQTAPAGPGTGPAQSGAQDAAESKTAPATQPGTTPTTPENTTRTPDPDPDPAPAGNPAIEVSAGGSETCASMSSGDRVLCWGGTAPAGTTLADVYFTELAVGGGHLCGLTAEGAAYCWGDNSQGQLGDGSTTTRATPTLVRSTVRFTDISVGASHTCALGADGSAWCWGTNKAGQLGDNSITNRNRPVLVRGREAFQSLSAGGSHTCGVRASKVYCWGDGFSGQIGNAIQDNQREPFPVRTALPFRSVVTGELHTCGLTTSGRAWCWGENRNGQLGNETHDSRDVPDSVATDLVFTQLAAGARHTCGITNTRLLACWGENGSGQLGDGSRQRREIPVIIARGTQWKKVSTGAAHTCGITRTDVVMCWGANSRGQVGTGAAGTAGAMTLVPTAIKVGPRSGP; via the coding sequence GTGACCGCCCCGGCTTCCGACCCGCTCCTCCAACGCCTCCGCGACGCCACCACCGGCGCCTACGAGATCACCCGCGAACTCGGCCGCGGCGGCTTCGCCGCCGTCTTCCTCGCCCGCGACGTCGAGCTCGACCGCGACGTCGCCATCAAGGTCCTCACCGCGCAGGCCGACCGCGACGACGCCACCACCTCCGGCGAGATCGAGCGTTTCCGCCGCGAAGCCCGCACCGTCGCCAAGCTCAACCATCCCAACATCGTCCCCGTCTACGCCGTGAAGGCCGCCGACGGACTGCAGTACTTCGTCATGAAGTTCATCAAGGGCCGCTCCCTCGAGCGCGTCCTCGAGACCGCGGGGCCCCTGCCGATCGCCCTCGTGCAGACCATCCTCCAGCAGGCGGGGAGCGCCCTCGCCTTCGCGCACCGGAACGGCGTCGTGCATCGCGACGTGAAGCCGGCGAACATCATGCTCGACGAGGAGGGGTGGGCCGTCGTCGCCGACTTCGGCATCGCCAAGGTCGCGCGCGCGGAGAAGCTCACCGGCACCGGCCTCATCATCGGCACCGCCGCCTACATGAGCCCCGAGCAGTGGGCGGGCCAGGAGGTCAGCGGCCAGTCCGACCAGTACTCCCTCGGCGTTGTCGCCTATGAGCTCCTCACCGGGCGCTCACCGTTCTCGGCCGAGACGATCCCGGCGATGCTCTGGTCGCACCTCAACGAGGTGCCGCCGCCCATCACCGAGCTGCGCCCCGACTGCCCCGAGGCCATCGCGCGCATCGTCGCGCGGATGCTCGAGAAGGAACCGCCGGCGCGCTTCGGATCGCTCGACGATGTCGTGTCGGCCCTCGCGGCGCTCCCCGTGGGCGAGGCGGCCGCCGCCGTCCGCACGCAGCTCATGACGCTCGCCGCCGTCTCCAGCGCCGGCCTCGAGGTCACCGAGGCCGCCTCGGGCGAACGCGTCCTCTCGGCGGGCCGCAGCGTCACGCCGTCCGGCAAGGTCGCGCGCCTCACCGTCTCCCCCGCCGCCACGAGCATGGTCGCGGGCTCGACCCTGCGCCTCTCGGCGACCCCCGTCAACGACACCGGCAAGCAGCTCGCCCGCCGCGCGACCGCGTGGCGATCGGGCGACGAGCGCATCGCGACGGTCGACGCGGATGGAGTGGTGACGGCGCGCAGCGCCGGGCGGACGACGCTCGTCGCGACCTGCGAGGGCGTCGAGGTCGAGGTGCCGGTGACGGTCACGGGGGTGGCCACCGGCGCGGCGAGTGGCGCGAGCGCCGGCGTCGTCGCGGGCACGGGCACCACGTCAGGCGGCCGTGGACGGATCATCACCATCGCCGGGACCGTCGCGGCCATCGCGATCTTCGGGCTCTGGCAGCAGGGCGTGCTCGGCCCGCGCGAGCCGAGCGTCGCCACGCCGCTGGACACCGGCGCGCTGAGCGGGGATACCGGCACGACACTCGGCAACGGCTCGCAGCTCGGGGGGTCGACCGACGCGATCCGAGTGGACACATCCCGACAGCAAGGACCTTCCGGTCCGGTCTACCTCGCCCCACCAGGGCCTGGCGACGGCACCCAAGCGAAGGCGCAGGCTGATCCGCGCGGCACGAAGACCGCGACTGCGACCGACGCAGGCGCGAACGGACCACGTCCCCAGACGGCCCCCGCCGGACCCGGCACCGGACCCGCGCAGTCCGGCGCGCAGGACGCCGCCGAGTCGAAGACCGCGCCCGCGACACAGCCGGGCACGACGCCGACGACCCCCGAGAACACGACGAGGACCCCTGACCCCGACCCCGACCCCGCCCCCGCCGGCAACCCCGCCATCGAAGTGAGCGCCGGCGGCAGCGAGACCTGCGCCTCCATGTCCTCCGGCGATCGCGTCCTCTGCTGGGGCGGCACCGCCCCCGCCGGCACCACCCTCGCCGACGTCTACTTCACCGAACTCGCCGTCGGCGGCGGACACCTCTGCGGCCTCACCGCCGAAGGCGCCGCCTACTGCTGGGGCGACAACTCCCAGGGACAGCTCGGCGACGGATCCACCACCACTCGCGCCACACCCACGCTCGTCCGCTCCACCGTGCGCTTCACCGACATCAGCGTCGGCGCCTCGCACACCTGCGCACTCGGCGCCGACGGCAGCGCCTGGTGCTGGGGCACCAACAAGGCCGGCCAGCTCGGCGACAACTCCATCACCAATCGCAATCGCCCCGTGCTCGTGCGCGGCCGCGAGGCCTTCCAGTCACTGAGCGCCGGCGGCTCGCACACCTGCGGCGTCCGCGCCAGCAAGGTCTACTGTTGGGGCGATGGCTTCTCCGGGCAGATCGGCAACGCCATCCAGGACAACCAGCGCGAACCGTTCCCCGTGCGCACCGCCCTGCCCTTCCGCTCCGTCGTCACCGGCGAGCTCCATACTTGCGGCCTCACCACCAGCGGCCGCGCCTGGTGCTGGGGCGAGAACCGCAACGGCCAGCTCGGCAACGAGACGCACGACAGCCGCGACGTCCCCGACTCCGTCGCGACCGACCTCGTCTTCACGCAGCTCGCCGCCGGCGCGCGGCACACCTGCGGCATCACCAACACGCGCCTCCTCGCCTGCTGGGGCGAGAACGGCTCCGGTCAGCTCGGCGACGGCAGCCGCCAGCGCCGCGAGATCCCGGTGATCATCGCGCGCGGGACGCAATGGAAGAAGGTCTCCACCGGCGCGGCGCACACCTGCGGCATCACCCGCACCGACGTCGTGATGTGCTGGGGCGCCAACAGCCGCGGCCAGGTGGGGACCGGCGCCGCCGGCACCGCGGGGGCGATGACGCTCGTGCCGACGGCGATCAAGGTGGGACCGCGCAGCGGACCCTGA
- a CDS encoding type II toxin-antitoxin system PemK/MazF family toxin, with translation MPAGSGPGFRRPVVVVQGNPLNRSRLATVVCVPLTSNLAWASAPGCTPVSAKAAGLPKDSVANATQLFALDRRCLHTRIGRLGPRLLDQILASIDIVLGR, from the coding sequence ATGCCGGCAGGTTCGGGGCCCGGCTTTCGTCGGCCGGTCGTGGTGGTGCAGGGCAATCCGCTCAACCGCAGCCGACTCGCGACGGTGGTGTGCGTGCCGCTCACGAGCAACCTCGCGTGGGCATCCGCCCCGGGGTGCACGCCGGTGTCCGCCAAGGCGGCGGGTCTCCCCAAGGACTCCGTCGCGAATGCGACCCAGCTGTTCGCCCTGGATCGCCGCTGCCTGCACACGCGCATCGGGCGGCTGGGGCCGCGTCTCCTCGATCAGATCCTCGCGAGCATCGATATCGTGCTCGGGCGGTAG
- a CDS encoding nuclear transport factor 2 family protein, with protein sequence MRLHAHRSLLTAFAAVSLCCSSSAAQDRAEIIRLNEYVPLALKAEGFDRYAALFHADYTNWSMSGTKPLTRAEFLAAVERWFDAGNYATESEVVPVSLELFGDFAYLRHFQKEVFMAPDGKRSAFVGEFASVLKKQDGRWLFYSTSFHTTYRGPVEGAPALPDPPPLAEAAGSPLLGSP encoded by the coding sequence ATGCGACTCCACGCCCACCGCAGCCTCCTCACCGCGTTCGCCGCCGTGTCGTTGTGCTGCTCCTCGTCGGCCGCGCAGGACCGCGCCGAGATCATCAGGCTCAACGAGTACGTGCCGCTGGCGCTCAAGGCCGAGGGCTTCGACCGGTATGCCGCGCTCTTCCACGCCGACTACACCAACTGGAGCATGAGCGGCACCAAGCCGCTCACTCGCGCGGAGTTCCTCGCCGCCGTCGAACGGTGGTTCGACGCCGGCAACTACGCGACCGAGAGCGAGGTCGTCCCGGTGAGCCTCGAGCTCTTCGGCGACTTCGCCTACCTGCGCCACTTCCAGAAGGAGGTGTTCATGGCCCCCGACGGGAAGCGGAGCGCCTTCGTCGGCGAGTTCGCGAGCGTGCTCAAGAAGCAGGACGGCCGGTGGCTCTTCTACAGCACGAGCTTCCACACCACGTACCGTGGTCCGGTGGAGGGAGCGCCGGCGCTCCCGGATCCGCCGCCGTTGGCGGAAGCAGCCGGATCCCCGCTGCTAGGGTCGCCGTAG
- a CDS encoding ABC transporter permease produces MLPALRTAVRSLRATPLVTGVAVLSLALGIGANTAIFSIVDALILKALPVQHAERLTVVRAGESRRSWTNPIWEQVRERQHLWDGAFAAGAARFDAAEGGQTDPVDGAFVSGGYFEVLGVQPRLGRFFTPDDDRRGGGADGPVVVISHRLWQQRFGGAPDVVGRTFTLSRVSYTIIGVAPASFLGHDVGRNVDAYVPIGTEPLVRGPDSGLDRRSHWWMAIFVRLRPDQTPEVATAILRGVQTQIREATLPQDWRAEMLERYLVDPFELQRASAGVSQLRTRYQRPLFALAAVVGLTLLIACGNIANLMLARASARRHDFAVRTALGASRWRIARQLLTENLVLSLLGAALGLLLALWFSRLIIAQIATTASQVTLDLGLDARMLAFTGGVAILTTLLFGVGPSVLAARTPPMDALKEQGRGTTSGTQRAVANALVVAQVTLSLLLVVGAGLFVRTFVALADVDLGFVPARALVVELGAQRTGVAPEARGQMYENVRQAALAVPGVTHAAFSVITPVSGSTWNGDLVFPRKPDLTEEERIVDFNYVTPGWFATYGTRILRGRDFDARDRPGTPRVALVNESFVRKYFDGVDPIGEVVSPVGLPTSPGAPIEIIGVVADAVYRSPREPFGPTMYRALEQNATAASGTTMTIRTTSDQPAALQRALTAAIASVHPDLSVTYRPLEEFVEAALAQERLIAMLSGFFGALALLLAAIGLYGITAYSVVRRRAEIGIRLALGATPGGVVRGVLSRTGMLVAGGILLGGVASWWASRFVSSLLFGLAPTDPVTIAGAMLVLAAVSAVAGWIPARRAARVEPAEALRSS; encoded by the coding sequence ATGCTCCCTGCCCTCCGCACCGCCGTCCGCTCCCTCCGCGCCACCCCGCTCGTCACCGGCGTCGCCGTCCTCTCCCTCGCCCTCGGCATCGGCGCCAACACGGCGATCTTCTCCATCGTCGACGCCCTGATCCTCAAGGCCCTCCCCGTCCAGCACGCCGAGCGCCTGACGGTGGTGCGCGCCGGCGAGAGCCGCCGCTCCTGGACCAATCCCATCTGGGAACAGGTGCGCGAACGCCAGCACCTCTGGGACGGCGCCTTCGCCGCGGGTGCCGCGCGCTTCGATGCCGCGGAGGGCGGCCAGACCGATCCGGTGGATGGCGCCTTCGTCAGCGGCGGCTACTTCGAGGTGCTCGGCGTCCAGCCACGACTCGGCCGCTTCTTCACGCCGGACGACGACCGCCGCGGCGGCGGCGCCGACGGACCCGTCGTCGTGATCAGCCACCGCCTCTGGCAGCAACGCTTCGGCGGCGCGCCCGACGTGGTGGGTCGCACCTTCACGCTCTCGCGCGTGAGCTACACCATCATCGGGGTCGCACCCGCCTCCTTCCTCGGACACGACGTCGGTCGCAACGTCGATGCGTACGTCCCCATCGGCACCGAACCCCTCGTGCGCGGCCCCGACAGCGGGCTCGACCGACGCTCCCACTGGTGGATGGCCATCTTCGTCCGCCTCCGCCCCGACCAGACCCCCGAGGTCGCGACCGCCATCCTCCGCGGCGTGCAGACGCAGATCCGCGAGGCGACGCTCCCGCAGGACTGGCGCGCCGAGATGCTCGAGCGCTACCTCGTAGATCCCTTCGAGCTGCAGCGCGCCTCGGCCGGCGTCTCCCAGCTGCGCACCCGCTACCAGCGGCCCCTGTTCGCCCTCGCTGCCGTCGTAGGCCTCACGCTCCTCATCGCGTGCGGCAACATCGCCAACCTCATGCTCGCGCGCGCCTCCGCGCGGCGGCACGATTTCGCCGTCCGCACCGCCCTCGGCGCCTCGCGCTGGCGGATCGCGCGCCAGCTCCTCACCGAGAACCTCGTCCTCTCGCTCCTCGGCGCCGCGCTGGGGCTCCTGCTCGCGCTCTGGTTCAGCCGCCTCATCATCGCGCAGATCGCCACCACCGCCTCGCAGGTCACCCTCGACCTCGGCCTCGACGCGCGCATGCTCGCCTTCACCGGCGGCGTCGCCATCCTCACCACCCTGCTCTTCGGCGTGGGACCGTCCGTCCTCGCCGCGCGCACGCCGCCCATGGACGCGCTCAAGGAGCAGGGCCGCGGCACCACGTCGGGTACCCAACGCGCCGTCGCCAACGCGCTCGTCGTCGCGCAGGTCACCCTCTCGCTCCTCCTCGTGGTGGGGGCCGGCCTCTTCGTGCGCACCTTCGTCGCCCTCGCCGACGTGGACCTCGGCTTCGTCCCCGCGCGCGCGCTCGTGGTGGAACTCGGCGCGCAGCGCACCGGCGTGGCGCCGGAAGCGCGCGGCCAGATGTACGAGAACGTCCGCCAGGCCGCGCTCGCCGTCCCCGGCGTGACGCACGCGGCGTTCTCGGTGATCACCCCCGTGAGCGGCAGCACCTGGAACGGCGATCTCGTCTTCCCCCGCAAGCCCGACCTCACGGAGGAGGAACGCATCGTCGACTTCAACTACGTCACCCCCGGCTGGTTCGCGACCTATGGCACGCGCATCCTGCGCGGCCGCGACTTCGATGCGCGCGACCGCCCCGGCACGCCCCGCGTCGCGCTCGTGAACGAGTCGTTCGTGCGCAAGTACTTCGACGGCGTCGATCCCATCGGCGAGGTGGTCAGCCCCGTCGGCCTCCCCACCTCGCCCGGCGCGCCGATCGAGATCATCGGCGTCGTCGCCGACGCGGTCTATCGCAGCCCGCGCGAACCGTTCGGCCCGACGATGTACCGCGCCCTCGAGCAGAACGCCACCGCGGCGTCGGGCACGACGATGACCATCCGCACCACGAGCGACCAGCCCGCCGCGCTGCAGCGCGCCCTCACCGCCGCCATCGCGTCGGTGCACCCTGACCTCTCGGTGACCTATCGCCCGCTCGAGGAGTTCGTGGAGGCCGCCCTCGCGCAGGAGCGGCTCATCGCCATGCTCTCGGGCTTCTTCGGTGCGCTCGCGCTGCTGCTCGCGGCCATCGGCCTCTACGGCATCACCGCCTACTCGGTGGTGCGCCGCCGCGCCGAGATCGGCATCCGCCTCGCCCTCGGCGCCACGCCCGGCGGCGTGGTGCGCGGCGTGCTCTCGCGCACGGGGATGCTCGTCGCCGGCGGGATCCTGCTCGGCGGAGTCGCGAGTTGGTGGGCGTCGCGGTTCGTCTCGTCGCTCCTGTTCGGCCTCGCGCCCACCGATCCGGTGACGATCGCCGGAGCGATGCTCGTGCTCGCGGCGGTCAGCGCGGTGGCGGGGTGGATCCCCGCGCGGCGGGCGGCGAGGGTCGAGCCGGCCGAAGCGTTGCGGTCGAGCTGA
- a CDS encoding PIN domain-containing protein — MSVAYADASVFASLAFREPEAARIRKRLAGFDIVVTSVLTEAELASALAREAMVLPDSPLNGVQLIGAPDPLSDEIRMVLAAGYLRGADCWHVAVALNYAPARDLTFLSLDKAQRAVAAELGFDV; from the coding sequence TTGAGCGTCGCGTACGCCGATGCGTCGGTCTTCGCATCGCTCGCCTTTCGCGAGCCGGAGGCCGCGCGCATCCGCAAGCGTCTCGCGGGCTTCGACATCGTCGTGACATCGGTGCTCACGGAAGCAGAGCTCGCGAGTGCGTTGGCGCGGGAGGCGATGGTGCTGCCGGATTCGCCATTGAACGGCGTCCAGCTCATCGGCGCGCCCGATCCGCTCTCGGACGAGATCCGGATGGTCCTCGCCGCGGGATACCTCCGCGGTGCCGACTGCTGGCACGTCGCGGTGGCGTTGAACTACGCGCCGGCGCGCGACCTGACCTTCCTCAGTCTCGACAAGGCGCAGCGCGCCGTCGCGGCCGAACTGGGGTTCGACGTCTGA
- a CDS encoding type II toxin-antitoxin system Phd/YefM family antitoxin: protein MPRKYSLYEAKSKLSELVRQVREGGQPVTITVHGRPVAELRALTDDRAIKTVAERHAELERAGLIHRVEGTPGRARFPLGVRRPGALKRFLEARD, encoded by the coding sequence ATGCCCAGGAAATACTCCCTCTACGAGGCGAAGTCCAAACTCTCCGAACTCGTGCGACAGGTGCGCGAGGGCGGACAGCCGGTCACCATCACCGTGCACGGCCGGCCGGTGGCCGAACTGCGGGCGTTGACGGACGACCGCGCGATCAAGACTGTCGCGGAACGGCACGCCGAGCTCGAGCGCGCGGGGCTCATCCATCGCGTCGAGGGCACGCCGGGCCGCGCCCGCTTCCCGCTCGGCGTCCGGCGTCCCGGTGCGTTGAAGCGGTTCCTCGAGGCGCGCGATTGA
- a CDS encoding Ig-like domain-containing protein — MLATAYGMRTAGARARRWVLVSAAVVAAASCAGGRDVTGPPAPLPVASIQVAPGADTLLAIGRTRGYTAVARAADGTALPDAPIRWRSSDTLVALVDSLSGVVTAVRNGLATISAQSGTATGSGTVSVIQIVASVTVTPAVVDLETIGGTQVFTAQARDSANVLVAGTRFLWTSSNQAVATVDSTGTATVVAGGETVISASGRGVPAYAQLTVKQVAAHLAFTIEPTDVGAGDAFATGLEVEVRDANGALVRDARVPVTLSIASGPLPSATLFGTRTVQSVAGIATFAGNWLERAATGYRLMVTSAGMVPDTTVAFAVRAGAPTALEVFGGVGSQVGFPGAPQSMAMDVKDRYGNPIDSTYSFFLSTLNPPGTLGGGVRQGATRRVGPGAFAIDSVRFARTGTFALRATLVRPGGGLSSVTGTSEPLRAIATFSSISLGRSHACGIAAGGALCWGPNRSGEFGSGVASSGDSIPALIGSVWGNEPLQQIVPLDGGTCALATSGRAYCWGSASRWPAGPIAGTGPGGVVLTSISGYFGHVCGVTALGTAHCWGDGGQGQLGNGSVTARTLTPVQVSGSGTGDLILTSISAGELHTCAITSVGRAYCWGANFDGELGDSSTTSRVLPTRVAGSGTGARVFTSVRTAPSMTCALNTSSQVLCWGFNLRSASGPNDLVPALTIAGPASDFAIGNGHACAITSGTLSCLGRNEFGAVGPNAAFIQIAPVAIGLNGRTAQRVWAGGTATCVQTADGVYCFGRNVSGMLGIGSTAVEVVRDPTRMVH, encoded by the coding sequence ATGCTCGCCACCGCGTACGGGATGCGAACGGCCGGGGCGCGCGCGCGCCGCTGGGTGCTGGTCAGTGCGGCGGTGGTCGCCGCGGCGAGTTGCGCGGGTGGGCGGGACGTGACGGGGCCGCCGGCGCCGCTGCCGGTGGCGTCGATCCAGGTCGCGCCGGGGGCGGACACGCTGCTCGCGATCGGGCGGACGCGAGGGTACACCGCCGTCGCGCGCGCGGCCGACGGGACGGCGCTGCCGGATGCGCCGATCCGGTGGCGGTCGAGCGATACGCTGGTGGCGCTGGTGGACAGCCTGAGCGGCGTCGTCACGGCGGTGCGCAACGGGCTGGCGACGATCTCGGCGCAGTCGGGGACGGCGACGGGGAGCGGGACGGTGTCGGTGATCCAGATCGTCGCGAGCGTGACGGTGACGCCGGCGGTGGTGGACCTCGAGACGATCGGGGGGACGCAGGTGTTCACGGCGCAGGCGCGGGACTCCGCCAACGTGCTCGTCGCGGGCACGCGGTTCCTCTGGACCTCGTCCAACCAGGCGGTCGCGACGGTCGACTCGACGGGCACGGCGACGGTGGTCGCCGGGGGCGAGACGGTGATCAGCGCGAGCGGGCGTGGTGTGCCGGCGTACGCGCAGCTCACGGTGAAGCAGGTCGCCGCGCACCTGGCGTTCACGATCGAACCGACGGACGTGGGCGCGGGTGACGCCTTCGCGACGGGGCTTGAGGTGGAAGTGCGCGACGCGAACGGGGCGCTGGTGCGCGACGCGCGGGTGCCGGTCACGCTGTCGATCGCGTCCGGGCCCCTGCCGAGCGCGACGCTGTTCGGGACGCGCACGGTGCAGTCGGTGGCGGGGATCGCGACGTTCGCGGGCAACTGGCTCGAGCGCGCGGCGACGGGCTATCGCCTGATGGTGACGTCGGCGGGGATGGTGCCGGACACGACGGTCGCGTTCGCGGTGCGCGCCGGGGCACCGACGGCGCTGGAGGTGTTCGGCGGGGTCGGGTCGCAGGTCGGGTTCCCGGGCGCACCGCAGTCGATGGCGATGGACGTCAAGGACCGCTACGGGAATCCGATCGACTCGACGTACTCCTTCTTCCTGTCGACGCTGAATCCTCCGGGCACGCTGGGCGGCGGCGTCCGACAGGGCGCCACGCGCCGCGTGGGTCCGGGGGCATTCGCGATCGACAGCGTGCGCTTCGCGCGCACGGGCACGTTCGCGCTTCGGGCGACCCTGGTGCGGCCCGGCGGCGGCCTTTCCTCGGTCACGGGGACGTCGGAGCCGCTGCGAGCCATCGCGACCTTCTCGTCGATCAGCCTCGGGCGGTCGCACGCGTGCGGCATCGCGGCCGGTGGCGCGCTCTGCTGGGGTCCGAACAGGTCAGGCGAGTTCGGGAGCGGCGTCGCTTCGAGCGGCGATTCGATCCCGGCCCTCATCGGCTCCGTGTGGGGCAACGAGCCGCTGCAGCAGATCGTCCCGCTCGACGGCGGCACCTGCGCGCTCGCGACCTCCGGCCGCGCGTACTGCTGGGGGAGCGCGTCGCGCTGGCCGGCCGGCCCGATCGCGGGCACGGGCCCGGGTGGCGTGGTGTTGACGTCGATCAGCGGCTATTTCGGCCACGTGTGCGGCGTCACGGCGCTGGGCACCGCGCACTGCTGGGGGGACGGCGGTCAGGGGCAGTTGGGGAATGGCAGCGTGACCGCGCGCACGCTGACGCCGGTGCAGGTGAGCGGGTCGGGGACAGGCGATCTGATCCTCACGAGCATCAGCGCGGGGGAACTCCATACGTGCGCCATCACGTCGGTGGGCCGCGCGTACTGCTGGGGGGCCAACTTCGACGGTGAGCTCGGGGACTCGTCCACGACGAGCCGTGTGTTGCCGACGCGGGTCGCTGGCAGCGGCACCGGTGCGCGCGTGTTCACGTCGGTCCGGACCGCCCCCTCGATGACGTGTGCGCTCAACACGTCGTCGCAGGTGCTGTGCTGGGGCTTCAACCTGCGCTCGGCGAGCGGACCGAACGACCTGGTGCCCGCCCTGACGATCGCCGGGCCCGCGAGCGACTTCGCGATCGGGAACGGGCATGCGTGCGCGATAACGAGCGGCACGCTCTCGTGCCTCGGTCGCAACGAGTTCGGGGCGGTGGGCCCGAACGCCGCCTTCATCCAGATCGCGCCGGTGGCCATCGGGTTGAACGGACGGACGGCGCAGCGCGTGTGGGCGGGCGGGACGGCGACGTGCGTGCAGACGGCGGATGGGGTCTATTGCTTCGGCCGCAACGTGTCCGGGATGCTGGGCATCGGGTCGACGGCGGTGGAGGTGGTGCGGGATCCGACGCGGATGGTCCACTGA
- a CDS encoding OmpA family protein, which translates to MIEVNREKSKIEQVAVAYNRTKGTIYQALDSTFARDLPSWNAVIDSVSLVIRFREPDVLFEPGSAEVKEPFKVILRSFFPRYVQVIRERGGADLEEVRIEGHTSSEANHSNPYFYNMELSQARTRAVLQFCLDSTGLTPSDREWVRGLLTANGLSSSRRVLLPDGQEDRPASRRVEFRVRTNAEVRLAEILRPSE; encoded by the coding sequence ATGATCGAGGTGAACCGTGAGAAATCCAAGATCGAGCAGGTAGCGGTCGCGTACAATCGCACGAAGGGGACGATTTACCAAGCGCTCGACAGCACGTTCGCTCGCGACTTGCCCAGCTGGAACGCCGTGATCGACTCGGTATCACTCGTGATCCGCTTTCGTGAGCCGGACGTCCTATTTGAGCCCGGCAGCGCTGAAGTGAAGGAGCCGTTCAAGGTCATCTTGCGCTCGTTCTTCCCTCGGTACGTGCAAGTCATACGTGAACGCGGTGGCGCTGACCTCGAGGAGGTGCGGATCGAGGGGCATACCTCCAGCGAAGCGAACCACTCCAATCCCTACTTCTACAACATGGAGTTGTCGCAGGCGCGTACTCGAGCGGTGCTCCAGTTCTGTCTCGACAGCACCGGGCTGACGCCATCCGACAGGGAGTGGGTGCGAGGTCTCTTGACAGCAAACGGGCTCTCCTCGTCGCGCCGCGTATTGCTTCCCGATGGGCAGGAGGACCGCCCTGCGTCGCGCCGTGTGGAGTTTCGCGTTCGCACCAACGCTGAGGTGCGACTCGCCGAGATCCTGAGGCCGAGCGAGTGA